Proteins co-encoded in one Cryomorphaceae bacterium 1068 genomic window:
- a CDS encoding GNAT family N-acetyltransferase, translating into MNIRIRPYQEKDKSAVLDLLRKSTPMYFHPAEESDLVQYLNEEVEDYFVALSGEQIIGSGGVNYFPAEIKARISWDIIDTDFQGKGIGRLLVEHRLAVIQRRADINTVEVRTSQIAHGFYYKMGFSLGSVEKDYWAKGFDLYRMRYSLFGK; encoded by the coding sequence ATGAATATTCGCATACGACCGTATCAAGAAAAAGATAAATCAGCGGTGCTCGATTTATTGAGAAAAAGCACTCCAATGTATTTTCATCCAGCCGAAGAATCTGACTTGGTGCAGTACCTAAACGAGGAGGTAGAAGACTATTTTGTCGCGTTGAGTGGCGAACAAATCATTGGTTCAGGTGGAGTCAACTATTTCCCTGCTGAGATTAAGGCCAGAATTTCATGGGATATAATTGATACTGATTTTCAAGGCAAGGGAATAGGTCGTCTGCTGGTGGAACATCGCTTGGCCGTCATTCAAAGGAGAGCCGATATAAACACCGTGGAAGTTCGGACATCTCAAATTGCTCATGGATTTTACTACAAGATGGGTTTTAGTCTTGGTAGCGTAGAAAAAGATTATTGGGCCAAAGGATTTGATTTGTACCGGATGAGATACTCACTTTTTGGAAAATGA
- a CDS encoding porin family protein produces the protein MKKLIFAAFAVLLIGADAFAQFEIRPMVGLNFGNVQEEPDGVTTSAKAGYQFGGHILIGEKFHFYPGITYGQQVVEYVDDAGDVSIDQTIAGVEIPLFVGYRFIDPETENLLNFRVFAGPSMTFHTKTEYSESFVDDAVDWKSMAWAARVGAGIDIAFLFVDLGYEIGLTDVHDVDEALDSFSDTKHNSFVINAGIKIRL, from the coding sequence ATGAAAAAGTTAATTTTTGCGGCGTTTGCGGTGCTGTTAATTGGAGCCGATGCGTTCGCTCAATTCGAAATTCGTCCAATGGTTGGATTGAATTTTGGGAATGTGCAAGAAGAGCCCGATGGAGTGACGACTTCCGCTAAGGCAGGTTATCAGTTCGGTGGTCACATTTTGATCGGTGAGAAATTCCATTTCTATCCTGGTATTACCTACGGACAGCAAGTGGTTGAATACGTGGACGACGCAGGAGATGTGTCGATCGATCAAACTATTGCAGGCGTGGAGATTCCGCTTTTTGTGGGATATAGATTTATCGATCCAGAGACAGAGAATCTCTTAAATTTTCGAGTTTTTGCGGGTCCTTCTATGACCTTTCACACAAAAACCGAGTATTCAGAAAGCTTCGTTGATGACGCGGTAGACTGGAAAAGTATGGCTTGGGCAGCTCGTGTGGGTGCGGGTATTGATATTGCCTTCTTGTTCGTCGACTTAGGATATGAAATAGGTCTTACTGATGTCCATGACGTGGATGAAGCGCTGGACTCATTTAGTGACACCAAACACAATTCCTTCGTTATCAATGCTGGAATCAAAATAAGACTGTAA
- a CDS encoding histidine kinase has product MNRYLHPLAWLAFLLYYVSEDVVSDTLDSHGFYLSVTYVLSMAACFYFFYPKVWKEAIQDKNPWSLIFWVPAGVTVFILSRFFLEEVILKWLTGTGNYRDPYTVNYILDNTFRPISIILLSLVAWLLKRQSEFKANRAVLEQEKITAELAFLRSQINPHFLFNTLGFIHSRVYSADPEAAEITTELSNVLRKAFSASEEDETTVHEEMEMVENIYGIMKKRFSGKCYVDFEVDETILEKRIEPLLLMPLAENMFKHGDLRSPDNPGKIFIGSQNDQLLIKFENKIMPGDAHDGSGIGLGNTRKRLELVYPSRHLMEIQNESNRFVVELKIPIS; this is encoded by the coding sequence ATGAATCGCTATTTACATCCACTCGCTTGGCTGGCCTTTTTACTCTACTACGTCTCGGAAGATGTGGTGAGTGACACCCTCGATTCGCACGGCTTCTATCTTTCAGTCACGTATGTGCTGTCTATGGCAGCTTGCTTCTACTTCTTCTATCCGAAGGTTTGGAAGGAGGCGATTCAAGACAAAAATCCATGGTCATTGATTTTCTGGGTGCCTGCGGGAGTCACCGTATTCATTCTTTCTCGCTTTTTTCTGGAAGAAGTAATCTTGAAGTGGCTGACAGGAACTGGAAATTACCGAGATCCCTACACGGTCAATTACATTCTTGACAACACGTTTAGGCCCATTTCTATCATTCTTCTCAGTCTGGTGGCTTGGCTTCTGAAGCGCCAAAGTGAATTCAAAGCCAATCGGGCAGTATTGGAACAAGAAAAGATCACTGCCGAATTGGCCTTTTTGCGGTCACAAATCAATCCACACTTTTTATTCAATACGCTTGGCTTCATTCACAGCCGCGTGTATAGTGCCGATCCCGAAGCAGCCGAGATTACTACCGAACTATCTAACGTTTTGCGCAAGGCCTTTTCAGCTTCCGAAGAGGATGAAACGACCGTGCACGAAGAGATGGAAATGGTAGAGAATATCTACGGAATCATGAAAAAGCGTTTTAGCGGAAAGTGCTATGTGGACTTTGAGGTGGATGAAACCATTCTCGAAAAACGGATCGAACCATTGCTCTTGATGCCGCTGGCTGAGAATATGTTCAAACATGGCGACTTGCGATCGCCCGATAACCCTGGCAAAATCTTTATCGGATCGCAGAACGATCAATTACTGATCAAATTTGAGAACAAGATTATGCCGGGTGATGCGCACGACGGGTCAGGTATTGGTCTCGGAAATACCCGAAAGAGATTGGAATTGGTTTATCCGAGTCGCCATTTGATGGAAATCCAAAATGAATCGAATAGATTCGTGGTGGAACTAAAGATTCCCATTTCATGA
- a CDS encoding acyloxyacyl hydrolase: MKSQFNFFIAFFLVAIAHQITFGQASVDSLDGGLSLSVNGHYGFVIPEYSSFILLTDEPVRSGEISLEKRLGAKNSWNAIYNYPTVGLTLFYTTLGSSEVHGSEIALFPFIRLPVFQSPKFNAGISLGLGLGYVTKTYDEETNPYNVVVGSNLNAHFQTKVDLRYQLSDALGIQTGLAFGHLSNANTAEPNIGINNGTIYLGLNYVLKRERLAGNTEEFSPSKKVFYEVALAPGFKSTRALKDSRHFTLSATGDLWKPLSRIISVGIGPDIFYDGSAETELTIDDSKTYEPIMQWSTGIHGSFSLRYDRLRLILQAGVYVGLANEVEDEPIYNRAMVRYDVSEKFIAYFAMKSHLHILDHPEFGFGYRWGK, from the coding sequence ATGAAAAGTCAATTCAATTTTTTTATAGCGTTCTTTTTGGTCGCCATTGCCCATCAAATTACTTTTGGTCAAGCCAGTGTTGACTCGCTTGATGGTGGCCTCAGCTTGAGTGTCAATGGACATTATGGATTTGTGATTCCCGAGTATTCGAGCTTCATTCTCCTCACGGATGAGCCCGTTAGAAGCGGTGAAATATCTCTTGAAAAAAGGCTTGGCGCCAAAAATTCTTGGAACGCGATATACAACTATCCTACGGTAGGGCTTACATTGTTTTACACAACACTCGGAAGCAGTGAGGTTCACGGTAGTGAAATTGCCCTCTTTCCATTCATTCGGCTGCCCGTTTTTCAATCACCCAAGTTCAATGCAGGAATTTCTTTGGGTTTAGGTTTGGGGTATGTCACCAAAACCTACGACGAAGAGACCAACCCTTACAACGTGGTGGTCGGTTCAAATCTGAACGCTCATTTTCAAACGAAAGTCGATCTGCGTTATCAGCTCTCTGATGCGCTGGGAATCCAAACGGGATTGGCTTTCGGCCACTTATCCAATGCCAATACGGCCGAGCCGAATATCGGGATCAACAATGGAACAATTTACTTGGGATTGAACTACGTGCTTAAAAGAGAAAGATTAGCCGGAAATACAGAAGAATTCTCGCCGTCTAAAAAGGTCTTTTACGAAGTAGCCCTTGCTCCGGGGTTCAAATCGACCAGAGCCCTGAAAGACTCTCGGCATTTCACCCTATCAGCCACGGGAGATCTATGGAAGCCCCTTTCAAGAATCATATCAGTCGGAATCGGGCCCGATATTTTTTACGACGGATCAGCAGAAACGGAGCTCACCATCGACGATAGTAAAACGTATGAACCCATCATGCAATGGAGCACGGGAATCCACGGTTCATTCTCTTTGCGTTACGATCGACTGCGCCTTATTCTTCAAGCCGGTGTCTACGTCGGCCTTGCCAATGAGGTAGAAGACGAGCCAATTTACAATCGAGCTATGGTACGTTACGATGTCTCGGAAAAATTCATTGCCTACTTTGCCATGAAGTCGCACTTGCACATTTTAGATCACCCCGAATTTGGATTCGGCTATCGCTGGGGAAAATGA
- a CDS encoding ammonium transporter — MGKKINFLALSLIVLISVVTASHYEELSSSIDSGDTAWMIVASAFVLLMTPGLSFFYGGMISKKHIISTMLQSFVALGVISVLWVIVGFSLCFGESIGGIIGNPLTYFNFQGVGSEPNPDFAGSIPFLLFALFQLKFAIITPALITGSMAGRIRFRSYILFMVLFSLLIYSPLAHMTWHPDGLLRNWGVLDFAGGTVVHMSAGLAALAGAVILGKRKEQTHEPGNVPFVILGTGLLWFGWFGFNAGSALGANADAVIAFANTNIASATAMITWMFYERMLGRKMSAIGACVGAVVGLVAITPAAGFVNIGQSMFIGFIAALISNWAIQWKNRSSIDDTLDVFPSHGVGGIVGMILTAVFAKDVGLVYGETTTFLYHLLALVMTSVFAFGGSYLLFKLVDSLLSMRVREDQEDRGLDLSQHGERLD, encoded by the coding sequence ATGGGAAAGAAAATCAACTTTTTGGCATTGTCGCTGATCGTTTTGATCAGTGTAGTTACTGCTAGTCACTATGAAGAGTTAAGCTCATCCATCGATTCGGGCGATACAGCTTGGATGATTGTGGCGAGTGCCTTCGTGCTGCTCATGACTCCCGGACTTTCTTTTTTCTACGGTGGGATGATTAGCAAAAAGCACATTATCTCAACTATGTTGCAAAGCTTTGTTGCTTTGGGTGTTATTAGTGTTTTGTGGGTAATCGTGGGATTCAGCCTCTGTTTTGGAGAAAGTATCGGAGGAATAATCGGAAACCCTCTGACTTACTTCAACTTTCAAGGAGTAGGCTCAGAGCCCAACCCTGACTTTGCCGGAAGCATTCCGTTTCTGCTCTTTGCACTATTTCAGCTCAAGTTTGCCATCATTACCCCCGCTTTGATTACGGGGAGCATGGCGGGACGAATTCGCTTTCGCAGTTACATCCTCTTTATGGTGCTTTTCTCTTTACTCATATACAGTCCGCTGGCGCACATGACATGGCATCCCGATGGATTGCTGCGCAATTGGGGAGTCTTGGACTTTGCCGGAGGAACGGTAGTTCACATGTCGGCGGGATTGGCAGCCCTGGCGGGTGCGGTTATTCTCGGAAAGAGAAAAGAACAAACCCATGAGCCAGGCAATGTACCATTCGTCATTCTGGGTACAGGGCTGCTATGGTTCGGTTGGTTTGGGTTCAACGCTGGTTCGGCTCTCGGGGCCAATGCCGATGCCGTTATCGCTTTCGCCAATACCAATATTGCCTCTGCCACCGCCATGATCACTTGGATGTTTTACGAGCGGATGCTAGGCCGCAAGATGTCTGCAATCGGAGCCTGTGTCGGTGCCGTCGTCGGGCTCGTGGCTATCACACCCGCAGCAGGCTTTGTCAATATCGGTCAGTCGATGTTCATCGGTTTTATAGCAGCTCTGATTTCTAATTGGGCCATCCAGTGGAAGAACCGATCGTCCATCGACGATACGCTTGACGTTTTCCCGAGCCATGGGGTAGGAGGAATAGTTGGGATGATTCTCACTGCCGTTTTTGCCAAGGACGTTGGCTTGGTCTATGGGGAAACCACGACTTTTCTCTACCATCTTCTGGCATTGGTTATGACCTCGGTATTCGCTTTTGGCGGAAGTTACCTTCTTTTCAAGCTGGTCGATTCACTTCTCTCTATGCGCGTTCGTGAGGATCAAGAAGATCGTGGACTCGACTTGAGTCAGCACGGAGAACGATTGGATTAA
- a CDS encoding efflux RND transporter periplasmic adaptor subunit: MKYLALALIPFLISCSEKKEGMHPEYVVLTQSVYASVIVEPEDLYNVYPTVAGILDSLLVDEGSIVNEGQVIAHIVSQSPEIASENARLSMELAESKYQGSATLLGNIEQEISLAKAQLSLDSVNFIRQQNLWNQNIGSQSEFENRKLKYEQSRNNLDLLNQRYEQTQVELRNAYRRSKNALEQANTNLQDYTIRSRMDGMVYEILKEEGEFISSQSVLAKLGRAESFVLKMQVDEVDIAQVSMGQACIISLDAYPEQTFDARITKIFPFKNERTQTFEVEAKMDNPPKVLYAGLAGEANIVLEIRENVLSIPIEYLLENDRVKTSDGEIEVKTGIRNMERIEIISGIDTTTTLYKP; encoded by the coding sequence ATGAAATACCTTGCTCTTGCATTGATTCCATTTTTGATTTCCTGCTCGGAAAAAAAGGAAGGGATGCATCCTGAATATGTTGTTTTAACTCAATCCGTTTACGCGTCGGTCATCGTTGAACCTGAAGATTTGTACAACGTCTACCCTACGGTAGCGGGCATCCTCGATTCTCTTTTGGTGGATGAAGGTAGTATTGTGAATGAAGGACAAGTTATCGCACATATCGTTTCTCAAAGTCCTGAAATAGCCAGCGAAAATGCTCGATTAAGTATGGAGCTGGCCGAATCAAAATACCAAGGCAGCGCCACATTGCTTGGTAACATTGAGCAAGAAATCTCACTGGCCAAAGCGCAATTGAGCTTGGACTCGGTGAATTTCATCCGTCAACAAAATCTTTGGAATCAGAATATTGGATCGCAGTCTGAATTCGAAAACAGAAAGCTCAAATACGAACAGAGTCGAAACAACCTTGACTTATTAAACCAGCGATACGAACAAACGCAAGTAGAATTGCGCAATGCTTATCGCAGGTCTAAAAACGCATTGGAGCAAGCCAATACCAATCTCCAAGACTACACCATCCGTTCGCGAATGGACGGAATGGTTTATGAAATCTTGAAAGAGGAAGGCGAATTTATCAGTTCGCAATCTGTCCTTGCCAAGCTCGGAAGAGCCGAAAGTTTCGTTCTAAAAATGCAGGTAGACGAAGTTGACATCGCTCAGGTGTCAATGGGCCAAGCTTGTATCATTTCTTTGGATGCTTATCCTGAGCAAACCTTCGATGCCCGCATCACGAAAATATTTCCCTTTAAAAATGAGCGCACCCAGACATTTGAAGTGGAAGCCAAGATGGATAACCCCCCGAAGGTGCTCTATGCAGGTTTGGCAGGTGAGGCAAACATCGTACTCGAAATCAGAGAAAATGTCTTGAGCATTCCCATCGAATACCTTTTGGAAAATGACAGAGTAAAAACCTCGGACGGCGAAATCGAAGTGAAAACGGGAATCCGCAATATGGAGCGTATCGAAATCATTTCGGGCATTGATACGACCACCACTCTTTACAAACCATAA
- a CDS encoding ABC transporter ATP-binding protein has protein sequence MSLVLEAKSINKHFYNPVDFHVLKDVSFGIDKGEFVSIMGKSGCGKSTLLYILSTMDTDYSGELFLGGDKVTDRDHDELARIRNAEIGFVFQFHYLLPEFSVLDNVMLPARKLGKKSTSAIREAAMAKLDLLGIASEAYKKASMISGGQKQRVAIARALINDPIIIMGDEPTGNLDSKNSENVFDIFKDLSHSQNLSLLVVTHDHDFAAKTDRIITMEDGRIISHGK, from the coding sequence ATGAGTTTGGTTCTGGAAGCAAAATCGATCAATAAGCACTTCTACAATCCGGTAGATTTTCACGTATTGAAAGACGTTTCTTTCGGTATCGACAAAGGTGAATTTGTATCCATCATGGGCAAGTCGGGCTGTGGAAAGAGCACCTTGCTTTACATTCTTTCTACCATGGATACCGACTACTCAGGAGAGCTTTTTTTGGGTGGAGATAAAGTGACGGATCGCGACCACGACGAGCTGGCACGCATTCGAAATGCGGAAATTGGCTTTGTCTTTCAATTTCATTACCTACTGCCCGAATTCAGCGTGTTGGACAACGTAATGCTCCCCGCCAGAAAACTTGGGAAGAAATCTACTTCGGCAATTAGAGAAGCGGCCATGGCAAAGTTGGACTTACTAGGCATCGCATCCGAAGCATACAAAAAAGCCTCAATGATTTCGGGAGGACAAAAGCAGCGTGTGGCCATCGCTCGAGCTTTGATCAATGACCCCATTATAATCATGGGCGATGAACCAACGGGAAATCTGGACAGCAAGAATTCCGAAAACGTCTTTGACATTTTCAAGGACCTCAGTCACTCGCAAAACCTTTCACTCCTGGTAGTAACCCACGACCATGATTTTGCCGCCAAGACCGATCGAATCATCACGATGGAAGATGGCAGAATCATTTCTCACGGAAAATAA
- a CDS encoding T9SS type A sorting domain-containing protein, which translates to MKSLILIALTFCFAIQGKGQNDPELVGTFESSTNQYRLIYIDHGLPKLAVETTSAIELYNTDLSLFATLPISVADTNSYNRTLITRALFDCDTTTIEYLSAGQSTDGVYSRIYRDDGSIFWDFNDLAPILNISLGENESWVVSDENGSYMLFAESIFSSEYSLFHLCGQLPRPLARESDGTILSGIVQQGNNNGFDAYPNPARETIILEYDLQGHKKANLQLFNTSGQLMKEMMLGQAFDFIRLNISDLEQGTYIARITTDDGFELSEKFVKVD; encoded by the coding sequence ATGAAAAGCCTCATCTTAATTGCCCTAACCTTTTGTTTTGCCATTCAAGGAAAAGGACAGAATGATCCAGAGCTAGTCGGAACTTTTGAATCATCCACTAACCAGTATAGATTAATCTACATTGATCATGGCCTACCAAAATTGGCGGTTGAAACAACTTCTGCAATTGAACTATACAACACCGATTTGTCATTATTTGCAACATTGCCAATTTCAGTAGCAGACACAAATTCATACAATAGAACCCTGATCACAAGAGCTCTATTCGATTGTGACACAACCACCATTGAATACCTATCTGCGGGCCAATCCACTGACGGCGTGTATTCTCGTATCTACCGCGATGATGGTAGTATCTTCTGGGATTTTAATGACCTGGCACCTATATTAAACATATCGTTAGGGGAAAACGAATCATGGGTGGTATCCGACGAAAACGGTAGTTACATGCTGTTTGCAGAGAGTATTTTTTCATCTGAATACTCACTCTTCCATTTATGTGGTCAGCTCCCCCGTCCGCTTGCCCGTGAAAGCGACGGCACCATCCTCTCGGGAATAGTTCAACAAGGAAACAACAATGGCTTTGACGCCTACCCAAACCCGGCGCGAGAAACTATCATATTGGAATACGACCTCCAAGGCCACAAGAAGGCCAACCTGCAACTCTTCAATACTTCGGGGCAGCTGATGAAGGAGATGATGCTCGGACAAGCATTCGATTTTATTCGACTCAATATTTCCGATCTTGAGCAAGGCACTTACATCGCCAGAATCACCACCGACGATGGTTTTGAGCTTTCTGAGAAGTTTGTCAAGGTAGATTAA
- a CDS encoding L-lactate dehydrogenase — MKNSVGIIGMGWVGASVAISILQKGVCRELLLNDINQDIAEGEAMDLNHGTSFFPSADIHAASIAEMKDCDAIVVTAGKGGSEGQSRLELLQDNLKIARSISHELKGFNGILIIVANPVDVLTYFYQKYTGLPKQRVIGTGTFLDSARLREIIGNKLNLEPKTIHAQVVGEHGDSSVVLWSRATIGGIAIREWDGWKTEYEKEIEDEVRSAAQEIIQRKGATNHAIGLVTATLLKWILRGERRVVTLSMVQEMESPFGLIALSLPVVISDAGIDKVLTMNTDQKEEELLLESAHILRQAIKEGERETF, encoded by the coding sequence ATGAAGAACTCCGTTGGAATTATAGGCATGGGCTGGGTAGGAGCCAGTGTGGCCATCTCCATTTTGCAAAAAGGAGTTTGTCGAGAGCTTTTGCTCAATGACATAAATCAAGACATCGCTGAGGGCGAAGCCATGGACTTAAACCACGGTACTTCATTCTTTCCGTCGGCTGATATTCACGCGGCGAGCATTGCTGAAATGAAGGACTGCGATGCGATTGTTGTTACAGCTGGAAAAGGTGGCAGTGAAGGCCAATCAAGGTTGGAGCTGCTTCAGGACAACCTGAAAATTGCCAGGTCTATCTCTCATGAGCTAAAAGGATTCAATGGAATCTTGATTATCGTGGCTAATCCGGTAGATGTATTGACCTATTTCTACCAGAAGTATACGGGCCTGCCAAAACAAAGGGTGATTGGAACGGGTACATTTCTCGATTCGGCTCGCTTACGAGAGATCATCGGGAATAAGTTGAACCTTGAACCAAAAACCATTCATGCCCAAGTCGTGGGTGAACACGGAGATTCTTCAGTTGTGCTTTGGTCCCGAGCCACCATTGGCGGCATTGCTATTCGCGAATGGGACGGTTGGAAAACGGAATACGAAAAAGAAATTGAAGATGAGGTAAGATCTGCCGCACAAGAAATCATTCAGCGAAAAGGAGCCACGAATCATGCCATCGGATTGGTTACGGCCACCTTGCTCAAGTGGATTTTGAGAGGAGAAAGAAGGGTCGTTACGTTGAGCATGGTGCAAGAGATGGAAAGTCCGTTTGGACTCATTGCGCTTTCGTTACCGGTAGTCATATCGGACGCTGGAATTGATAAGGTGTTGACAATGAATACTGATCAAAAAGAAGAAGAGCTTTTGTTGGAATCAGCTCATATATTGCGTCAAGCCATTAAAGAAGGCGAACGAGAGACTTTTTAA
- a CDS encoding ABC transporter permease codes for MKVNVIFDITRTHLLSRLKQSSIAALGVTFGIGTFIVLMSFMTGLNGLLDGLILNRTPHVRIYNEIEPSEVQPIEADEAFSSAWNIIKSVKPKGSEERIHNALPIISTLEKDSRVRGISPQVNASVFYLAGSIELNGVVTGILPLEETRLFNFDEYIVSGSPEALAKNRNGILLGAGVAKKMSLSIGDKIQVSTARGVLVPLKIVGIFQSGLADVDNIQSYVNLSMGQQLLGEGKTYITDINLKLHNIEDAVPMTNEVRRSFDVSAIDIKTANAQFETGTSIRNLITYAVSITLLIVAGFGIYNILNMMIYEKMNDIAILKATGFSGDDVKNIFISQAMLIGLVGGSLGLLLGYSLSVVIDHTPFETEALPTIDTFPVNFDPMFYLGGIIFAMVSTFLAGYLPARKARRIDPVEIIRGQ; via the coding sequence GTGAAGGTCAACGTCATTTTCGACATAACGCGAACGCACCTTCTATCTCGGTTAAAGCAGAGCAGCATCGCGGCACTCGGCGTTACTTTTGGAATCGGGACTTTCATCGTGCTGATGAGCTTTATGACGGGACTTAACGGATTGCTGGACGGGCTCATTCTCAACCGCACTCCACACGTGAGAATTTACAATGAAATTGAACCTTCGGAAGTGCAGCCCATCGAAGCTGACGAAGCTTTCTCCAGCGCCTGGAATATCATCAAATCGGTAAAACCGAAGGGTAGCGAAGAGCGGATTCACAATGCCTTACCGATCATCTCCACGCTTGAAAAGGATTCGAGGGTTCGCGGCATTTCGCCCCAAGTGAATGCTTCGGTATTTTACCTCGCGGGCTCCATTGAGTTAAACGGAGTGGTGACGGGAATTTTACCCCTCGAAGAAACAAGGCTTTTCAATTTCGATGAGTACATCGTGTCGGGAAGCCCGGAAGCATTGGCAAAAAACAGAAACGGAATACTACTCGGCGCGGGTGTTGCCAAAAAAATGTCGCTTTCCATCGGAGATAAAATTCAGGTATCAACGGCCAGAGGGGTTTTGGTGCCACTGAAAATCGTCGGAATATTTCAAAGCGGCCTGGCAGACGTGGACAACATTCAAAGCTACGTCAACCTCAGCATGGGTCAACAACTTTTGGGCGAAGGCAAAACTTACATTACCGACATCAATCTGAAGCTCCACAACATCGAAGATGCCGTGCCGATGACCAATGAAGTACGGCGTTCATTTGACGTTTCGGCGATTGACATCAAAACCGCCAACGCCCAATTTGAAACGGGTACATCCATTCGAAACCTCATTACCTATGCGGTTTCCATCACTCTTTTGATCGTAGCAGGATTCGGGATTTACAATATTCTAAACATGATGATCTACGAGAAGATGAATGATATCGCCATCCTTAAAGCCACTGGATTTTCGGGTGATGATGTTAAAAACATCTTCATCTCTCAAGCTATGTTGATTGGTTTAGTTGGTGGCTCATTGGGCCTACTCCTAGGGTACAGTTTATCCGTTGTCATCGATCATACTCCATTCGAAACGGAGGCACTTCCGACCATCGATACTTTCCCCGTGAATTTCGATCCAATGTTCTATTTGGGTGGAATAATCTTTGCTATGGTAAGCACATTTTTGGCGGGTTATCTACCTGCTAGAAAAGCGCGACGAATCGATCCGGTAGAAATAATCAGAGGACAATGA
- a CDS encoding LytTR family DNA-binding domain-containing protein produces MKTLKAIAIDDEAHALDLISLYAEKSALVDLSAKADNPHDARKLLESESYDIVFLDIQMPELTGLQLLDLASKPLDVVITSAYPKYALDGYKYNVCDYLLKPFSFERFEEAVERVASKKGKSSQSSEEASFITLKGDGKGSFHRIDPAGILFVEGMRNYASFHFQSDRIVSLLTLTEAEAVLPSNFLRIHRSFIVNLNKVERLEGHSVFIGEKLIPIGKTYREEVLRRLGV; encoded by the coding sequence ATGAAAACGCTCAAAGCCATCGCGATAGATGATGAGGCCCATGCCTTGGATTTGATTTCGCTTTACGCGGAAAAGTCCGCGTTGGTCGACCTTTCGGCGAAAGCTGATAATCCACACGATGCGCGTAAACTACTGGAGTCAGAATCTTACGATATCGTTTTTCTGGATATTCAGATGCCCGAGCTTACGGGTTTGCAATTGCTCGATTTGGCATCAAAGCCACTCGATGTGGTCATCACCAGTGCCTATCCAAAATACGCCCTCGACGGATACAAATACAACGTCTGCGACTACTTGCTCAAGCCCTTTTCGTTTGAGCGATTTGAAGAAGCGGTAGAGCGGGTAGCTTCAAAAAAAGGCAAGTCGAGTCAAAGCTCGGAGGAGGCTTCGTTCATCACGCTGAAGGGCGACGGCAAAGGGAGTTTTCACCGCATCGATCCCGCTGGAATTCTCTTTGTGGAAGGAATGAGAAACTACGCCTCATTTCATTTTCAGTCTGATCGGATCGTCTCGCTTCTCACACTCACCGAAGCTGAAGCCGTTCTGCCTTCCAACTTCTTGCGTATACATCGTTCTTTCATTGTCAATTTAAACAAGGTCGAGCGCCTCGAAGGGCATTCGGTTTTTATTGGCGAAAAGCTGATTCCTATCGGGAAGACTTATCGTGAGGAGGTTTTGAGGCGATTGGGTGTATAG
- a CDS encoding DUF2807 domain-containing protein, whose translation MRRLYYILLLIVFWGCSKDEELIRTFDLDAFNKIEFNDSFKVRFHTSDEFKIVANGSERFIEDLEVISTGDSVVIENKVKAAWLWPESNKVILDVYCDSLAQIKASESCTISSIDTLRSDNLLLIVSSKLNIADLKLNCREFSYYNNFPCGGVMTFSGKADKLDIFNYALMQVEASDLSATRVFVENHSGASCAVKALDEFSYSIYNRGDIFLSGAPEVITLIENSGEGELIVVP comes from the coding sequence ATGAGAAGACTCTACTATATCTTGCTATTGATTGTCTTTTGGGGTTGCTCAAAAGACGAGGAACTAATCAGGACATTCGATTTAGACGCATTCAATAAAATTGAGTTCAATGATAGTTTTAAGGTTCGTTTTCACACCTCTGATGAATTCAAAATTGTAGCCAATGGATCAGAGCGTTTTATAGAAGATCTTGAAGTAATCTCCACGGGAGACTCAGTAGTGATTGAAAACAAAGTAAAGGCGGCTTGGCTATGGCCTGAATCCAATAAAGTGATATTGGACGTTTATTGCGATTCTCTAGCACAAATCAAAGCGAGTGAGAGTTGTACGATTTCTTCGATCGACACCCTCCGCTCAGATAACCTTCTTCTCATAGTCAGTAGCAAACTAAATATAGCAGATCTTAAATTGAACTGTCGTGAGTTTTCATATTATAACAACTTCCCTTGCGGAGGAGTGATGACCTTTTCGGGAAAGGCGGATAAATTGGATATCTTTAATTACGCATTGATGCAAGTCGAGGCCTCAGATCTCAGCGCAACCAGAGTCTTTGTTGAAAATCATTCAGGAGCGTCTTGTGCGGTGAAAGCCTTGGATGAATTCTCCTACTCCATCTACAATCGAGGTGACATCTTTCTTTCCGGAGCTCCGGAGGTTATTACTCTTATCGAAAACTCAGGCGAAGGCGAGTTGATCGTTGTGCCATAG